Sequence from the Chelonoidis abingdonii isolate Lonesome George chromosome 1, CheloAbing_2.0, whole genome shotgun sequence genome:
CAGTATGAGACATAACCTTCCCAGGTCAAGCCTTAATTTTGTCCATTAATCTTGTTGCAAGACTTGGTTTATtatgaatatttgtttttttcaatctGAGAGCTGTAGGTTTAATCTAATCTCACATTACTATTATAATAGTGTAACTCCATtctccagtggagttacttctgatttatacctGTGTAAGTTACATCAGAATTACACTCTGTGATTCTGAGACCATTTCAAATATGCAATTACTTAGTTTTCCTCTATAGCTGTACATTTTTGGCAGCTCAGACTGCTTTAACTTTTACAAATTTAATACAGCATTAAAAATtacacgtgcgcacacacacacatgctagaGATTATACATATCAAAATTGatgttttttctccttctcccttcttctgtcatcttttCTCACCCCTCCACCTTCTGTTCTCTCATAGCTCAAGTACAATTTGTTACCAACTAAGCACTATGCTGTTTGCTGACAGTGGTAATGTAGTAACATTTACAGGGATATACAATATGTGTTCTGAAAAGTGTTTATGTAGGTTTATCAAAGACCTTGCAGTATCCTACAAATAACAGTGGAAGCAACTGATGCATTTTAGCTGACCGCACTGTAGTTTTTCACAGCCAAGTTAATGTTCTTATATCAGTTGAACTTAGCTTTTGGAATCAAACATCACAAATAGTTGCTAGTACCATTTTTACTGTAAACTAAGATCACCATTTACTCAACCTAGCTTGGGCAATGAACCCAAATATCGCACGTTTCCACACACCATGGCAAGCACTGCAAAGGTAGACcagattattatttaaaattgtaACATATTTTTGTACACAGTAGGAAAGATATCTAGAAACAGAAACATCTGACCTGCACTTGTTTTATAACTTGTCCTTCAGAATTCTGGAGGTCATTCATTaattcttctttctttgtctttAGCTCTTTAACCATGTCTCGTTTTTTAGCAAGTTCGAGCATAACTGGCATTTTGCTTTCTGCTTCCCAATAACGCTCTTTATGAGCCATTATTTTCTCATGATATGCACCATTTCTCGCAAGCATCATCTCAAATTCTTCTTGTGCTGTTTCAGTGTCAAGTTTCAGCTTTATCTTTTCAGCATACAGGGATCTCACTTGGGACTCCAGACTTTCACAGTGATATTTTGTAGTTTCTATGTCATCATCTTGCTGATAAATTTGCCTTTCTGTTGCCTTTGTTTCTAATAAAGTAGACTCCATTTGTTTTTCAATTTCTTGAAGCTCAGCCTGTAAAATATTGTAATATTCTCCTATCAGTGGAAAGCCTATGTTTGGGAGTAAAGCAGCAAGCTATTTAAACAATATTATCTACACTTAGTTAACAGTATTCATTCTTTTCATTTAATACAGAACAAACAATAAAGCAATCTATGCAACTTAAAATAGTTTGAATAGAATATATCACTAGAGTTCCATTTCCTAAGATCATCACCAAGAGACATGATAGGTGATGATATCTGAGGTTTTATTGGGTTCGTCTTAAAGATAAGTGTACATGAAATTTGTTATCTTTCAAATGGGTTCAGTTTCTTCATATTCAGATGATGTATAGTGGGATGTGTCAGAGATCCTAACCATACCAGTCTCCCTAATGTTTTATCTAAACTAGGAGTTTAGGCCAAACTAAACTCGGCTGCTTTTCCTATTGCAGATGTGAGGTAAAATCAGGAGACAACAGACTAAAACCAAGGTAAAGGTGTTGCTCTGCACCTATATTAGGAAAAGTGGCTGAGTTAATTGGGTTTAGCAAACTCAGTTCGATCTGGGTTCTTACACTGCTCTTATCACcgtaatatctgagtgccttccaataATACCTTAAGTGACATGAATAACATCTGTCAGGTGAAGtttgttctctctttctcatgTTCTCCCAAGGGGGAGAATTGCATGTGCAGTGTAAGGTTTATTGTTTAGGTATGGAGTTTTGTAAAAATGTATGTACTGCTATGTGTTTATTTTAGGTCAAGGAAGTATGCCTTTCACTTGCAGTGGGAGGtagtgatggtccttagttcctgtcaACTTATGTTAACTCAGATCTTCCTAGCATCAACCACTTTTTCCTAGTCTAGATAAGCCTAAATCTTGTGATCTCCAGGACTTTTAGAAGGTATTTGACTTAGTACCATCTGAcattctgaggggaaaaaatagcaatATACAAAATCATATATTAAATTGATCAAAAACTGGCTAAGTGATTCATCTAAAATGTAGTTGTAAATGGTGAATTGTCATCCAATGACTCATCTCTAATGAGATACAACAGGGATCAGCTTTGGGCCCAATGCTATTTAATCTCTTTATCAgtaatctggaagaaaatataaaatcatcactggtaaaGTTTGTTGATGACACAATAATTGGTGGAGAGGTAAATGATGATAAAGACAGATTTCTATACAGAGATCTCTACAGAGAGATCTCAATTTTGTGGTAAACTGGGCTTACttgatcaaaatgttttaatacaaCTAAATGCATGGTCATACATTTAGGATCCAAGAAGGTAGGGCATGTTAATAGGACTATGGACTGTATTTTGGAAGGCTCAGAAATGGATTTAAGGGTCCTGAGGACAACCAGCTAAACACTAACCTTGTAATGCAGATGCTGAAAGTAAATATGGTTAGATGTATAGgtggggaatatcaagtaggagcAGGGTATTAACACCACATTAGAGAGActattactggaatactgtgtccagttctggtatccacattttaaaaaggatgttgaaaaataataaaggatTCAGAAAGGATCCgtaagaatgattcaaggtctggagAATTTGCCTTACACTGAGAGTCTAAAGAAGTGAGATCTGTTTAGTtaatccaagagaaggttaagaggtgacttgattgaggtctgtaagtacctacatggggagaagatttctgacaatagagggctctttaatttagcagacaaaggcataatgaTATttgatggctggaagctgaaactaagCAAATTCTTAGTGGAGTTtcctggtggaatctctgcagcttgaggtcttcaaacccagtttgaagacttcaataactcggacataggttaggggttgttatagaagtggatgggtagggttctgtggcctgctttgtgcaggaggtcagactagatgatcatattggtcccttctgacctatgagtctatgagtcagactagaaataatttgaaaatatttaacagtgagggtaattatccattggaacaacttatccagggctgtggtggattttcTATCACTTAAAATCAAGCTGTAGCTCAGCCAGATTTATGGGCTTGATGTGGGAATCAGttgatgaaattctatggcctttgttaAGTAAATCAGTCTATCTGAtgataatggtgccttctggtcTTAATATCTATGAATAAAACTGGGCATCATCTCTGATCTACCAGCCATCTAGGATAGACAGGTGAAAGGTCCTAATGGCAAAGATCTTGAATTTTGGAGAAGAAACGACTGTTTTATGTGCTTTCTGTGAAATACACATAAGAAAGTAGAGTTAGAGATGTACATGCAATCTTAATTTTGgtgtttcctgacttttgagttcATAACTATTCAACCTTAACATTAGTGCTAGCTTTTGTATGGAATGTTCTAggttaaaaaaatgaagaaactaaaagaaaatgaatgagtgTAATTGTCCAGGACTTTGAAGCTCTGTGGGCTTCCCAAAAGTTGCATATAACCTGTGTAAATATTATTATCTAGAACTATTTGCTGCAATAATATCTCAATATTCTGCTGCACACCCCTTAGGAAGTCTGCAGGAGGAGGCACCTCTCCTGCAGGTGATAAAAGCTTTCATGGCATGCCAGAGCAAGGTTCCCTCTGGTGAGCCATAAAAATTGTCTGCAGAAAGGAATCCCTGTGTCATGTGCCCAAGAAGGTCTAAAGAAGGAAGCTACTGTTCCACAGACCTTAGAAGATCCAAAAGAGGGGACTCCTCTCCTGTGCAACTTTAGAGCTCCCAAATTGGGGAAGGTGCAGGGGAGCTACTAAGGTAGATAGTAGATTGATAAGGTAATAAAGGGGCCCCTAGCTTATGCACCTTAAAAAGACCACAGGATCCCATCACTCAGTGATAATTCTCCTTATGATTTCAGCAGTATGGGTGACTTGCCACTGATTGTGAAACTATCttcttatagtgtgtatggtaacacccattgtttcatgttctctgtgtgttatatatatatataatatataatatatactcgTTCCGGTAGTATTCCCTGCATTGCATCcaaatgaagtgggctgtagccacgaaagcttatgctctgtATAaaattggggatagttacaaggggtaagggagcagcttatgattagctaatagagtttaacaaaacctaaaacacacaatgcctaaaatatctactaacaatatttacaaacaaaaaatgcagcatttagtaataactgatacttacaatacaaaccaacac
This genomic interval carries:
- the CCDC122 gene encoding coiled-coil domain-containing protein 122; this encodes MAKQNSPSLVEVVKQVAEQQHSQASEIEKSKIVLSQLQAELQEIEKQMESTLLETKATERQIYQQDDDIETTKYHCESLESQVRSLYAEKIKLKLDTETAQEEFEMMLARNGAYHEKIMAHKERYWEAESKMPVMLELAKKRDMVKELKTKKEELMNDLQNSEGQVIKQVQEEITHLIEEVTIVKESINEKKKLLEEEKKVHAKLRKEIEVQNKRCDAILKRLHCQLNKLQSNRRQWHWNIQQMEKKAAELRKCLGVTE